The following coding sequences lie in one Synechococcus sp. PCC 7336 genomic window:
- a CDS encoding magnesium chelatase subunit H yields the protein MFTQVRPSIRHIEPETVGDRALIRVVYVVLEPQYQSALSAAVRAINASNTSVAIEISGYLIEELRDADNYEAFQQDIAEANLFIGSLIFIEDLAEKVVAAVQPHRDRLDAAVVFPSMPQVMRLNKLGSFSMAQLGQSKSAIAQFMRKRKENSGASFQDAMLKLLRTLPKVLKYLPVDKAQDARNFMLSFQYWLGGSEENLVNFLLMIADKYVLDGEQKGNTVLEYSDPVTYPDMGIWHPLAPQMYEDVRAYFDWYESRPDLTDDQKDPLSPCIGLVLQRTHLVTGDDAHYVAMVSELESMGARVLPVFAGGLDFSKPVDAYFFDPASTQDKPLVDAVVSLTGFALVGGPARQDHPKAIDSLKRLNRPYMVALPLVFQTTEEWEESDLGLHPIQVALQMAIPELDGAIEPIVLSGRDGATGKAIALQDRIESIAGRAMKWASLRRKPKLNKKLAITVFSFPPDKGNVGTAAYLDVFGSIYRVMEALQRNGYDVQDLPESPKALMEQVIHDSQAQYSSPQLNVAYRMPVREYEQLTPYSSRLEENWGPPPGELNTDGRNLLVYGKSFGNLFIGVQPTFGYEGDPMRLLFSRSASPHHGFAAYYTYLERIWGADAVLHFGTHGSLEFMPGKQMGMSGACYPDSLIGKIPNLYYYAANNPSEATIAKRRSYAETISYLTPPAENAGLYKGLKELSELIGSYQSLKDSGRGIQIVNAIVEQCRICNLDKDIDLPELDAKELSVEERNTLIGKVYAKLMEIEARLLPCGLHVIGEPPSAEEAIATLVNIASIDRPEEEIMGLPGLIARSIDRDIEEIYRNNDAGVLEDVQRLQDITQGVRDAVGALVKAQTDAEGRVSLVSKFNFLSLGRKAPWLDALAAAGFPHVDAEQLKPLMEFLEFCLEQACADFELGSLIQALEGEYIMPGPGGDPIRNPSVLPTGKNIHALDPQSIPTSAAVQSAKIVVDRLLDRQRLDNDGNWPETIACVLWGTDNIKTYGESLAQIMWMVGVRPMPDSLGRVNKLELIPLEELGRPRIDAVINCSGVFRDLFINQMALLDRAVKMAAEADEPLEMNFVRKHALAQAEEMGVGVRQAATRVFSNASGSYSSNVNLAVENSSWEEEAELQEMYLARKSFAFNSDNPGVMDRSRDLFERTLKTADATFQNLDSSEISLTDVSHYFDSDPTKIVSALREDGKVPAAYIADTTTANAQVRTLSETVRLDARTKLLNPKWYEGMLSHGYEGVRELSNRLVNTMGWSATAGAVDNFVYEDVNATFIDDKEMRDRLMNLNPNSFRRMVGTLLEVNGRGYWETSDENIDRLQEIYAEVEDRIEGIE from the coding sequence ATGTTCACTCAGGTTCGACCATCGATTCGACACATCGAGCCAGAGACCGTGGGGGATCGAGCCCTGATCCGGGTGGTTTACGTCGTGCTCGAACCCCAGTACCAAAGTGCTCTGTCGGCAGCGGTACGTGCCATTAACGCCTCCAACACCAGCGTGGCGATCGAAATTAGTGGCTACCTGATTGAAGAATTGCGGGATGCCGACAATTACGAAGCCTTCCAGCAGGATATTGCCGAGGCCAACTTGTTTATTGGCTCGTTGATTTTTATCGAAGACTTAGCTGAGAAAGTCGTCGCTGCCGTGCAGCCCCACCGCGATCGCCTCGATGCCGCTGTGGTGTTCCCCTCCATGCCGCAGGTGATGCGCCTCAATAAACTGGGCAGTTTCTCGATGGCGCAACTGGGGCAATCCAAAAGCGCGATCGCCCAATTCATGCGCAAGCGCAAAGAAAATTCGGGGGCGTCCTTCCAAGACGCCATGCTCAAACTACTGCGCACCCTGCCTAAGGTACTCAAATACCTGCCCGTCGATAAAGCGCAAGATGCTCGCAACTTCATGCTCAGCTTTCAATATTGGCTGGGGGGTTCGGAAGAGAACCTGGTTAACTTCCTGCTGATGATTGCCGACAAGTACGTTCTGGATGGCGAGCAGAAAGGGAATACCGTTCTGGAGTACAGCGATCCCGTTACCTATCCCGACATGGGGATCTGGCACCCCTTAGCGCCGCAAATGTACGAGGACGTGCGAGCGTACTTCGATTGGTACGAGTCCCGCCCCGATCTGACAGACGATCAAAAAGATCCCCTCTCCCCTTGCATCGGTTTGGTCCTGCAGCGCACCCACCTGGTCACGGGGGACGATGCCCACTATGTCGCCATGGTGTCGGAGCTGGAGAGCATGGGCGCCCGCGTTCTGCCCGTATTCGCTGGCGGCCTAGATTTCTCCAAACCAGTGGATGCCTATTTCTTCGATCCTGCCTCTACGCAAGATAAACCACTAGTCGATGCCGTCGTCTCCCTAACGGGCTTTGCCCTGGTGGGCGGTCCCGCTCGACAGGATCACCCCAAGGCGATCGACTCCCTCAAGCGGCTGAATCGTCCCTATATGGTGGCCTTGCCCCTCGTGTTCCAAACCACCGAAGAGTGGGAAGAGAGTGACTTGGGCCTGCATCCCATTCAGGTGGCCTTGCAGATGGCGATTCCCGAATTGGATGGAGCGATCGAGCCGATCGTGCTGTCCGGCCGCGATGGCGCGACGGGTAAGGCGATCGCCCTTCAAGATCGGATTGAATCCATTGCCGGTCGAGCGATGAAATGGGCCAGCCTGCGGCGCAAGCCCAAGCTGAATAAAAAGCTAGCCATCACTGTTTTCAGCTTCCCCCCCGATAAAGGCAACGTCGGCACTGCCGCTTACCTCGATGTCTTCGGCTCCATCTACCGCGTCATGGAAGCCTTGCAGCGCAACGGCTATGACGTGCAAGACTTGCCCGAATCTCCCAAAGCATTGATGGAGCAAGTGATCCACGACTCTCAGGCGCAATATAGCAGCCCCCAGCTCAATGTCGCCTACCGGATGCCAGTGCGCGAATACGAGCAGCTCACCCCCTATTCCAGTCGCTTAGAAGAAAACTGGGGTCCCCCTCCCGGCGAGCTCAACACCGACGGCCGCAATCTGCTGGTGTACGGCAAGTCCTTTGGCAATCTCTTTATCGGCGTGCAGCCCACCTTTGGCTACGAAGGGGACCCCATGCGGTTGCTGTTCTCCCGCTCGGCTAGCCCCCACCACGGCTTTGCCGCCTATTACACCTACTTAGAGCGCATTTGGGGGGCAGACGCCGTTCTGCACTTCGGCACCCACGGTTCGCTGGAGTTTATGCCCGGCAAGCAAATGGGCATGTCCGGCGCCTGCTATCCCGACAGCCTGATCGGCAAGATTCCCAATCTCTATTACTACGCTGCCAATAACCCCTCCGAGGCCACGATCGCCAAGCGTCGCAGCTATGCCGAGACCATCAGCTACCTCACTCCGCCTGCCGAAAATGCGGGTTTGTATAAGGGTCTGAAGGAGTTGAGCGAGTTGATTGGGTCCTACCAATCCCTCAAGGATAGCGGTCGCGGCATTCAGATTGTGAATGCGATCGTCGAGCAATGCCGTATCTGCAACCTCGATAAGGACATCGACTTGCCCGAGTTAGATGCGAAGGAACTGTCGGTGGAGGAGCGCAATACTCTGATCGGGAAAGTGTACGCCAAGCTGATGGAAATTGAGGCGCGCCTGCTGCCCTGCGGCTTGCATGTGATTGGCGAGCCGCCTTCTGCAGAAGAGGCGATCGCCACGTTGGTGAATATCGCCAGCATCGATCGCCCCGAAGAGGAGATTATGGGCTTGCCCGGCCTGATTGCCCGCAGCATCGATCGCGATATTGAAGAGATTTATCGCAACAACGATGCTGGGGTGTTAGAAGACGTTCAGCGTTTGCAGGACATTACCCAAGGGGTGCGCGATGCGGTCGGCGCTCTGGTGAAAGCGCAAACGGATGCGGAAGGGCGCGTCTCTCTCGTTTCCAAGTTCAATTTCTTGAGTCTGGGTCGCAAGGCTCCTTGGCTGGACGCTTTGGCAGCAGCAGGTTTCCCCCATGTGGATGCCGAGCAGCTCAAGCCCCTAATGGAGTTTCTGGAGTTTTGTCTGGAGCAGGCTTGTGCCGATTTCGAGTTGGGTAGTCTGATTCAGGCGCTGGAGGGGGAGTACATTATGCCGGGTCCCGGCGGCGATCCCATCCGCAACCCCAGCGTTCTGCCCACGGGCAAAAACATTCACGCTCTGGACCCGCAGTCGATTCCCACGAGTGCTGCCGTTCAGTCCGCCAAGATTGTGGTCGATCGCCTGCTCGATCGCCAGAGGCTCGACAATGACGGCAATTGGCCCGAGACGATCGCCTGCGTGTTGTGGGGCACCGACAATATCAAGACCTACGGCGAGTCTTTAGCCCAAATTATGTGGATGGTGGGGGTACGCCCCATGCCCGACTCATTGGGTCGCGTCAACAAGCTGGAGTTGATTCCCCTAGAAGAGTTGGGTCGCCCTCGCATTGACGCGGTCATCAACTGCTCGGGGGTATTCCGCGATTTGTTTATCAACCAGATGGCGCTGCTGGACCGTGCAGTCAAGATGGCGGCTGAAGCGGACGAGCCGCTGGAGATGAACTTCGTGCGCAAACATGCCTTGGCCCAGGCGGAGGAGATGGGGGTTGGCGTCCGTCAGGCTGCTACTCGCGTCTTCTCGAATGCCTCGGGCTCTTATTCCTCGAACGTGAACTTGGCAGTGGAGAACAGCAGTTGGGAAGAGGAGGCGGAACTGCAGGAGATGTATCTCGCGCGCAAGTCGTTTGCGTTCAACTCGGATAACCCCGGCGTGATGGATCGATCTCGCGACCTGTTCGAGCGGACTCTCAAAACCGCTGACGCCACGTTCCAAAACCTCGATTCCTCCGAGATCTCCCTCACGGATGTCTCTCACTATTTCGATTCCGATCCCACCAAGATCGTGTCAGCGTTGCGGGAGGACGGCAAAGTTCCGGCGGCCTACATTGCTGACACTACGACGGCGAATGCTCAGGTGCGGACGCTGTCCGAGACGGTGCGGTTGGATGCTCGCACTAAACTGCTCAATCCAAAGTGGTACGAGGGGATGCTCAGCCACGGCTACGAGGGGGTGCGGGAGCTGTCCAACCGGTTGGTGAATACGATGGGCTGGTCGGCGACGGCTGGGGCAGTGGATAACTTTGTCTACGAGGATGTGAATGCCACATTTATTGACGATAAGGAAATGCGCGATCGCCTCATGAATCTCAACCCCAATTCTTTTCGTCGCATGGTGGGAACGCTGCTCGAGGTGAACGGTCGGGGCTATTGGGAGACGTCTGACGAGAACATCGATCGCCTGCAGGAAATCTATGCTGAGGTGGAAGACCGCATTGAAGGGATTGAATAG
- a CDS encoding transporter substrate-binding domain-containing protein, with translation MAARPWQEIAASGRLRVAVKDNLPPLAWRDSHGTWQGFEIAIATELAERMLGDGATVEFVAVSHQDRLAATIDDRVDLAIAQIGITIDRLRLVSFTEPYYLDGTTVVVPLGSPLTSTLDLTDETLAVLAGSAAIATLNAAAPELALVGVSSYREGLETLQQGQVDGFAADASVMAGWVAEQSDYRLLQPLLSGSGLAIALPKGNQASELRRRTHSIVRELADSGWFETQAEQWGLP, from the coding sequence GTGGCGGCTCGCCCCTGGCAGGAGATTGCCGCTAGCGGTCGCTTGCGGGTGGCCGTGAAAGATAACCTGCCACCCCTAGCGTGGCGGGATAGTCATGGCACTTGGCAGGGATTTGAGATTGCGATCGCCACCGAGTTGGCCGAACGAATGCTCGGCGACGGGGCGACAGTCGAGTTTGTAGCGGTAAGCCATCAGGATCGCTTGGCGGCGACGATCGACGATCGCGTCGATCTGGCCATTGCCCAGATTGGTATTACGATCGATCGACTGCGTTTGGTGAGTTTTACAGAGCCTTACTATCTCGATGGCACGACGGTGGTGGTGCCGCTGGGTAGCCCGCTGACCTCTACGCTAGATTTGACGGACGAGACTCTCGCAGTGTTAGCGGGCTCGGCGGCGATCGCGACCCTCAATGCAGCGGCTCCAGAGTTAGCACTGGTGGGGGTGAGCTCCTATCGAGAGGGCCTAGAGACATTGCAGCAGGGGCAAGTGGATGGATTTGCTGCGGATGCATCGGTGATGGCGGGTTGGGTAGCAGAGCAGTCTGACTATCGACTCCTGCAGCCTCTCTTGTCGGGCTCGGGACTGGCGATCGCCTTACCCAAGGGGAATCAAGCTTCGGAATTGCGTCGCCGCACCCACTCGATCGTCCGGGAGCTCGCCGATTCGGGCTGGTTTGAAACCCAGGCAGAGCAATGGGGGTTGCCTTGA
- a CDS encoding deoxyhypusine synthase family protein — MTDARPDTGGLSGATPAEAVSWGKID, encoded by the coding sequence GTGACTGACGCTCGACCCGATACGGGGGGATTGTCGGGAGCTACCCCCGCTGAAGCCGTGTCGTGGGGCAAAATCGACTGA
- the hemF gene encoding oxygen-dependent coproporphyrinogen oxidase, with amino-acid sequence MTATPTAPTQTTRERVSQFLQGLQDSICTALEAIDGEASFREDSWERPEGGGGRSRVMEEGRIFEKGGVNFSEVFGSKLPPSIVKQRPEVEGHGFYATGTSLVIHPRNPYVPTVHMNYRYFEAGPVWWFGGGVDLTPYYPFRDDAVHFHRTIKQACDRHHPDYYRAFKYWCDRYFYLPHRDEARGVGGIFFDYQDGRPGPLCKSSAANLDEGITQLSIGDRSWEQLFGFVQDCSKAFLPSYVPIVERRCEMDYDDAERQFQLYRRGRYVEFNLVYDRGTIFGLQTNGRTESILMSLPPLVRWEYDFHPEPGSREAELYDVFLKPQNWAAEDVAIAERGD; translated from the coding sequence ATGACCGCCACTCCTACTGCCCCTACTCAAACCACTAGGGAACGAGTCAGCCAGTTTCTGCAAGGACTCCAAGACAGCATTTGTACCGCACTAGAAGCGATCGATGGCGAGGCTAGCTTTCGCGAAGATAGCTGGGAGCGTCCGGAGGGGGGCGGCGGCCGATCGCGCGTTATGGAAGAGGGGCGCATTTTTGAAAAGGGCGGAGTGAATTTTTCCGAGGTGTTTGGGTCGAAGTTACCGCCGTCGATTGTCAAGCAGCGGCCCGAGGTGGAAGGGCACGGTTTTTATGCCACCGGTACGTCTTTGGTGATACACCCCCGCAATCCTTATGTGCCGACGGTGCATATGAATTACCGTTATTTCGAGGCAGGACCGGTCTGGTGGTTTGGCGGCGGGGTCGATTTAACTCCCTACTATCCGTTTCGAGACGATGCGGTTCATTTTCACCGCACCATCAAACAGGCTTGCGATCGCCACCATCCCGATTACTATCGAGCCTTTAAGTATTGGTGCGATCGCTATTTTTATTTGCCCCATCGCGACGAGGCTCGCGGGGTGGGCGGCATTTTCTTCGATTACCAAGACGGGCGTCCCGGGCCGCTGTGCAAGTCGAGTGCCGCCAATCTCGACGAAGGCATTACTCAGCTCTCGATTGGCGATCGCAGTTGGGAGCAGTTATTCGGCTTCGTGCAAGATTGCAGCAAGGCGTTCTTGCCTTCGTACGTGCCCATTGTGGAGCGTCGCTGCGAGATGGATTATGACGATGCCGAACGTCAGTTTCAGCTTTATCGTCGCGGGCGCTACGTAGAGTTTAATTTGGTGTACGACCGAGGGACGATTTTTGGCTTGCAGACGAATGGGCGCACTGAATCGATTTTGATGTCGCTGCCGCCGTTAGTGCGTTGGGAATACGATTTCCATCCCGAACCGGGCAGTCGCGAAGCGGAATTGTACGATGTCTTTCTCAAGCCTCAGAATTGGGCGGCAGAGGATGTGGCGATCGCCGAGCGAGGAGATTGA
- a CDS encoding pentapeptide repeat-containing protein, which produces MFQTDSQHLTNSAAELLERYAEGEREFVGMLLERAQLSRANLAQINLKRADLSGALMSGAQLMGSDLSGAQLMGANLSGAHLQGANLAESYLSGANLWRVQLCGANLTRALMVATYLLRADLRGATLGRANLNRSNLSQAYLERANLRAATLRHTCLERALLERADLREADLTAANLSFAQLQYADLRGAIYDRQTRFGPHFDPAAAGMVLQSSDA; this is translated from the coding sequence ATGTTTCAAACCGACTCTCAACATCTAACGAACTCTGCAGCAGAGCTTTTAGAACGCTACGCAGAGGGGGAACGAGAATTTGTGGGGATGCTGTTGGAGCGAGCACAACTGAGTCGGGCGAATTTAGCCCAAATCAACCTGAAACGGGCCGATCTGAGTGGGGCGCTGATGAGCGGGGCACAACTGATGGGCTCCGATTTGAGTGGGGCGCAATTGATGGGGGCCAATTTGAGTGGCGCGCACCTACAGGGGGCTAACTTAGCGGAGAGTTATCTGAGCGGGGCCAATTTGTGGCGGGTGCAGTTATGTGGAGCCAATTTGACGCGGGCGTTGATGGTGGCAACTTATCTGTTGCGGGCTGACTTGCGCGGGGCCACGTTGGGGCGGGCGAATTTGAATCGCAGCAATCTGTCGCAAGCCTATTTAGAGCGGGCAAATTTGCGGGCGGCTACCCTCAGGCATACCTGTTTGGAGCGGGCTTTATTGGAACGAGCCGATTTGCGGGAGGCCGATCTGACCGCCGCCAATCTCAGTTTTGCCCAACTGCAATATGCGGATCTGCGCGGAGCGATTTACGATCGCCAAACCCGCTTCGGACCCCATTTCGATCCCGCAGCCGCAGGCATGGTGCTGCAGTCCTCTGACGCTTAG
- a CDS encoding macro domain-containing protein → MTIEYTQGDILRADAEALINTVNCVGVMGRGIALQFKKAFPQNFKAYAAACKKEAVQPGQMFVFATGQLIHPHYIINFPTKRHWRGASRIQDIDSGLKALVETIRQYNIQSIAIPPLGSGLGGLNWSEVKPRIEAALQPLTDVHVAIYEPLGAPSTETMVRNRKVPTMTAGRAALVELMRRYLSGLLDPTVTLLEVHKLMYFMQEAGEPLKLQYRKASYGPYAENLRHVFNAIEGHLVSGYADGGDAPDKPLQLVPGAVEEATAFLQQCPETRDRFDKVASLVEGFESAFGLELLSTVHWIVKTESVNSVDEVVSQTYAWNDRKRQFTPRQIAIAVDVLVNKQWVNRLDPREIQSN, encoded by the coding sequence ATGACGATCGAGTATACGCAAGGCGATATCTTACGCGCCGATGCAGAAGCCCTGATCAACACCGTGAACTGCGTTGGCGTGATGGGGCGCGGCATTGCGCTTCAGTTCAAAAAAGCATTTCCGCAAAACTTCAAAGCCTACGCCGCCGCCTGTAAGAAGGAAGCAGTGCAGCCTGGGCAAATGTTCGTGTTTGCAACCGGACAACTCATCCATCCTCACTACATCATTAACTTCCCCACCAAACGCCATTGGCGCGGGGCCAGCCGAATACAAGATATCGATTCAGGACTCAAGGCGCTGGTGGAGACGATCCGCCAATACAACATTCAGTCCATTGCCATCCCACCTTTGGGTAGCGGGCTGGGCGGACTCAACTGGTCAGAAGTTAAGCCTCGCATCGAGGCAGCGCTCCAACCACTCACTGATGTACACGTTGCAATCTACGAACCACTTGGCGCGCCTAGCACTGAAACCATGGTGCGCAATCGTAAGGTACCGACCATGACAGCCGGACGAGCCGCGCTGGTAGAACTGATGCGCCGCTACCTCAGCGGTCTACTCGATCCCACTGTCACTCTGCTAGAAGTCCACAAGCTAATGTATTTCATGCAGGAAGCCGGTGAGCCGTTGAAGCTGCAGTACCGGAAAGCCTCTTATGGTCCCTATGCCGAAAACCTGCGCCATGTGTTCAATGCAATCGAAGGGCATCTCGTTTCTGGCTACGCAGACGGCGGCGATGCCCCCGACAAACCGCTCCAATTGGTACCGGGTGCAGTGGAAGAAGCCACAGCATTTCTACAACAGTGTCCAGAAACTCGCGATCGCTTTGATAAGGTAGCGTCGCTAGTAGAAGGATTCGAGTCCGCCTTTGGCCTGGAGCTATTGTCCACAGTTCACTGGATTGTGAAAACTGAATCCGTTAACTCCGTCGATGAAGTTGTCAGCCAAACTTACGCCTGGAACGACCGCAAGCGACAATTTACCCCCCGCCAGATCGCGATTGCCGTCGATGTGTTGGTGAATAAGCAATGGGTAAACCGCCTAGACCCCCGAGAGATCCAATCAAACTGA
- a CDS encoding HU family DNA-binding protein: MNKGELVNAIAQSAGVSKKDADTILSATLDTIVETVAEGGKVTLVGFGSFEPRERQAREGRNPKTGEKITIPATKVPAFSAGKSFKDKVADK, translated from the coding sequence ATGAACAAGGGTGAGTTAGTGAACGCGATCGCTCAATCTGCAGGCGTGAGCAAGAAAGATGCCGATACTATTCTATCGGCCACACTCGATACCATCGTCGAAACCGTCGCCGAGGGAGGTAAGGTCACACTCGTTGGTTTTGGCTCGTTCGAACCCCGCGAACGCCAAGCTCGCGAAGGTCGCAATCCCAAAACTGGCGAAAAAATCACCATTCCCGCCACCAAGGTGCCAGCCTTCTCTGCCGGTAAATCGTTTAAAGATAAAGTGGCTGACAAATAG
- the rplT gene encoding 50S ribosomal protein L20, with protein sequence MSRVKRGNVARKRRKKILRLAKGYVGSHSKLFRVANQQVMKALRNAYRDRRRRKRDFRRLWIARINAAARQRGLNYSTLTYKLKQSDIALNRKMLAQMAILDPEAFSKVVETANQ encoded by the coding sequence ATGTCGCGAGTCAAACGGGGAAACGTCGCCCGCAAACGACGCAAAAAAATTCTCAGGCTGGCGAAGGGCTATGTCGGCTCCCATTCCAAGCTCTTCCGCGTTGCTAATCAGCAGGTGATGAAAGCATTGCGGAACGCCTACCGCGATCGCCGCCGTCGCAAGCGGGATTTCCGTCGCCTCTGGATTGCCCGCATCAATGCTGCCGCTCGCCAGCGGGGGCTCAACTACAGCACTCTGACTTACAAGCTGAAGCAGTCCGATATCGCATTAAATCGCAAGATGTTGGCCCAGATGGCCATTCTCGATCCAGAAGCGTTTTCCAAAGTGGTAGAAACTGCTAACCAGTAA
- the tgt gene encoding tRNA guanosine(34) transglycosylase Tgt: MTAVTFTCEAQCLQTHARAGVVHTPHGDIPTPCFMPVGTLANVKTLTPEQVKSAGAYIILSNTYHLHLQPGEEIVREAGGLHQFMHWDGPILTDSGGFQVFSLSEMRSLDEDGVTFRSPRDGSRIRFTPEKAIAIQNALGSDIIMAFDECPPYPATYEAVESAVRRTTAWLERCLCAHQRSQEQALFGIVQGGVYPELRQRSARQLCEFDLPGYAIGGVSVGEPPEAIEAIVQATAPLLPSDRPRYLMGVGTHREMVGAVAGGIDLFDCVIPTRWARHGTVVVRGQRWNIKNTPFRRDYRPLDPDCSCYTCQHFSRAYLCHLIRAKELLGYTLLAIHNIAELMSFTAQMRVAILANQFTRDWQPSSYRSFDGLSV, translated from the coding sequence TTGACTGCTGTTACCTTTACCTGCGAAGCCCAGTGTCTTCAGACCCACGCTCGTGCTGGAGTCGTGCATACCCCCCACGGCGATATTCCCACCCCCTGCTTTATGCCGGTGGGCACCCTCGCTAATGTCAAAACCCTGACCCCCGAGCAGGTGAAATCGGCAGGGGCCTATATCATTCTGAGCAATACCTATCACCTACACCTGCAGCCGGGGGAGGAGATTGTGCGGGAGGCGGGCGGCCTGCATCAATTTATGCATTGGGATGGCCCCATTCTGACCGACTCGGGTGGCTTTCAGGTGTTTAGTTTGAGCGAGATGCGATCGCTCGACGAGGATGGCGTCACTTTTCGATCGCCCCGCGATGGCAGCAGGATTCGATTCACGCCTGAAAAGGCGATCGCCATCCAAAATGCCCTCGGCTCGGACATCATCATGGCCTTTGACGAGTGCCCCCCCTACCCCGCCACCTACGAGGCGGTGGAGAGCGCCGTGCGGCGAACGACGGCTTGGCTGGAGCGCTGCCTCTGCGCCCACCAGCGATCGCAGGAGCAAGCGCTGTTTGGCATTGTGCAGGGGGGTGTCTATCCCGAATTGCGGCAGCGATCGGCCCGCCAGTTGTGCGAATTTGATTTACCCGGCTACGCGATCGGGGGGGTGAGTGTGGGGGAACCGCCCGAGGCGATCGAGGCGATCGTGCAGGCCACTGCGCCCCTACTCCCCAGCGATCGCCCTCGCTATCTGATGGGGGTGGGCACCCACCGAGAAATGGTGGGTGCCGTGGCGGGGGGCATCGATCTGTTCGATTGCGTCATCCCCACGCGCTGGGCTCGCCACGGTACGGTGGTGGTGCGGGGACAGCGATGGAACATTAAAAACACTCCTTTCCGCCGCGACTATCGCCCCCTCGATCCCGATTGCAGTTGCTATACCTGCCAACACTTTAGCCGTGCGTATTTATGTCACTTAATTCGGGCGAAGGAACTGTTGGGCTACACGCTTCTGGCCATTCATAACATTGCCGAGCTGATGTCGTTTACAGCCCAGATGAGGGTCGCAATTCTGGCGAATCAGTTTACCCGAGATTGGCAGCCAAGCTCGTATCGATCTTTTGACGGGCTGAGTGTTTAA
- the rpmI gene encoding 50S ribosomal protein L35, whose product MPKVKTRRATAKRFRITRTGKIVRRHANHNHLLEHKTSSRKRKLRKTSLVAESDAANVKLQLPYSN is encoded by the coding sequence ATGCCGAAAGTTAAGACTCGTCGCGCCACCGCCAAGCGATTCCGCATCACCAGAACGGGGAAGATCGTGCGTCGGCACGCCAATCACAACCACTTGTTGGAGCACAAGACCTCCAGTCGCAAGCGCAAATTGCGCAAGACGTCTTTAGTCGCCGAGTCGGATGCGGCAAATGTCAAGTTGCAGCTACCCTACTCCAATTAG
- a CDS encoding prohibitin family protein — protein MRSANPRPDFNLPNIPILIYLLAGLLFILLTVGSQCLLVVPAGARAVIFNSFSGLEATPRGEGFSILLPVIESPIFYDVRTQTYTMASQRSEGTVQGDDALRVLSSDGQQISLDVSVRYRLDPAKVSHLHQTIGSRYLDKVIRPEVRTVVRNELALHQAIAVFSDEREQIQDAIEAQLASKFADNDLILQDVFLRNVKFSDQFQTAIEQKQIAEQEKERERFLVEKAELEKQRTIVQAEGEASAIQLKGEALQQNPEIVQLEYVLKLAPGTKAIVTASDRITQPGSLGR, from the coding sequence ATGCGATCCGCCAATCCTCGTCCCGACTTCAATCTGCCCAATATTCCCATTTTGATTTATCTGTTGGCCGGTCTCTTATTTATCCTGCTGACGGTGGGCTCCCAATGTTTGTTGGTGGTACCTGCCGGAGCGCGGGCAGTCATCTTTAATTCCTTCAGCGGTTTGGAAGCCACTCCGAGAGGAGAAGGCTTCAGCATTTTGCTGCCAGTCATCGAGTCCCCCATCTTCTATGACGTGCGCACCCAAACCTACACCATGGCCTCGCAGCGATCGGAAGGAACGGTGCAGGGGGACGATGCTTTGCGGGTGCTGAGTTCTGACGGCCAGCAAATTTCCCTCGATGTCTCTGTGCGCTACCGTCTCGATCCTGCTAAAGTCTCCCACTTGCACCAAACAATTGGTTCCCGCTATTTGGATAAGGTGATTCGTCCCGAGGTGCGTACGGTGGTGCGCAATGAATTAGCTCTGCATCAGGCGATCGCCGTGTTCTCGGACGAGCGAGAACAGATTCAAGATGCGATCGAAGCGCAACTGGCCTCTAAGTTTGCCGATAACGACTTGATTTTGCAGGATGTCTTTTTGCGCAACGTGAAATTCTCCGATCAATTCCAAACGGCGATCGAGCAAAAGCAGATTGCAGAGCAGGAGAAAGAGCGGGAGCGCTTTTTGGTGGAAAAAGCTGAGTTGGAGAAGCAGCGGACGATCGTTCAGGCGGAGGGGGAGGCTTCAGCCATTCAGTTGAAGGGGGAGGCGCTGCAGCAGAACCCTGAAATTGTCCAGCTAGAGTATGTTCTCAAGCTAGCTCCGGGCACCAAGGCAATTGTGACGGCGTCCGATCGCATTACTCAACCGGGGAGTTTGGGCCGCTAG